A window of Rhododendron vialii isolate Sample 1 chromosome 11a, ASM3025357v1 contains these coding sequences:
- the LOC131307083 gene encoding probable disease resistance protein At5g43740, translating into MFDIVIWLTVSKEGSKENQTREHLQQAIAQRLKLTMVATSDAGEIAQRIFTELEGMKYLFPLDDVKEYLNLNEIGIPFRNNGSNIILTTRLHHVCNNKMVDKAIKLEYLSRDESWKMFQDVLRGKKLIKDERIGPLAYRVCIKCSGLPLLIEKVANTFKLKTTESI; encoded by the coding sequence ATGTTCGACATAGTCATATGGCTCACAGTATCAAAAGAGGGGAGCAAGGAAAATCAAACAAGAGAACATCTACAACAAGCTATTGCGCAAAGATTGAAACTAACAATGGTAGCAACAAGCGATGCCGGTGAAATTGCCCAACGAATATTTACGGAGTTGGAGGGAATGAAGTACTTGTTCCCTTTGGACGATGTCAAAGAATATCTCAACTTAAATGAAATTGGGATTCCTTTTCGCAATAATGGCAGCAATATAATATTGACAACTAGGTTGCACCATGTTTGTAATAACAAAATGGTGGACAAGGCGATTAAGTTGGAATATTTGTCTCGCGATGAGTCATGGAAGATGTTTCAAGATGTTTTAAGAGGCAAAAAGCTCATTAAAGATGAAAGAATAGGACCACTTGCATACCGAGTGTGCATAAAGTGCAGTGGACTTCCGCTATTAATTGAAAAAGTAGCAAATACTTTCAAATTGAAAACCACTGAAAGCATCTGA
- the LOC131306374 gene encoding uncharacterized protein LOC131306374 isoform X1 — translation MELDSQQHRNTTSRATATATASTSSTTTALTSSAVQPQLVDASLAAVNPLKRSRSTGDLHEMVEGIGRRISIPADFQIPSILVPDGGRGGGRDGGESFPWGEIFLSNSESTMGAAPKRRVSKRKRLDSEGDKITGTAPKGRVFTRNRLEETPLDPQELKRGLEELNYVPMEVHQTIYHHFSILHVLDLSHTEIKSLPQSISRLVALQKLFLRGCELLTKLPPEIGQLTNLEVLDLEGTEILSLPKEIAKLVNLTCLKVSFSGYANQTVIPRRVLSNLSRLIELIIDVTPYGGWWDVEVEAIIDDLCTLKELRTLKLYLPTAELLEDLTLIFPSLENFRFTVGRHEEQFISRLPHDVEEEFNNWEKLKKGLKYVNGSHIPNEITEVFKHANAFFLQRHWTAKSLSEFGHENMNEVKFFLVMECNEFRAIIDSQRFYWGKDGRVESEDFQDFDESIVLGSLEKLIIRYMKNMEIIWRGPVGKGSLSNLKSLALHTCPNLTTLFTVDMLINLTNLEELIVEDCPKIESLVRVKSSSSKSGLFLPSLKKISLLELPELVSISSSLCIAPKLERMVIFYCPKLKKLSAMEVSSTDMKVIKGEKEWWDALTWYESDLGTKQEDYLAGLFIPLRRDGDLMAQLTNDEIAAYDQGKVGSYKRLGGSGGGELKQKAMIKDNVKKGAAALGDDVDSNDELANNASEDDEKKIGSGGSGGGSGGNGKKSPNRSGGGVSMSQGKSCITDLTDAKQRRKQRLKQRRKQRRKRHSNDVLANKAFDDDEKKIGGSGSGSDDMDSNDEVSSKASEDSNCSGGGFSMSQVESCTRYLTDAKQYHRRRKVGESSQRHRKSRVKRVVRVPAVGMKMADIPPDDFTWRKYGLMQFKGSPHPRSYFKCSSVRGCPARKKVERALDDPAMVILTYEGEHNHTPPVTQATAALAPESNVLKIGPVGEPKK, via the exons ATGGAACTTGATTCGCAACAACACCGCAACACCACTTCCAGAGCCACAGCCACAGCCACGGCCTCCACATCTTCTACTACAACTGCTTTGACCTCTTCCGCTGTACAGCCGCAGCTCGTCGATGCGTCGCTGGCTGCCGTCAATCCGCTGAAGAGGTCACGGTCGACAGGGGATCTCCACGAGATGGTCGAGGGCATAGGGCGGCGGATCAGTATTCCGGCGGATTTCCAGATTCCCAGCATCCTGGTCCCAGATGGCGGCCGGGGAGGTGGACGAGACGGCGGTGAAA GCTTCCCATGGGGAGAAATATTCCTCTCCAACAGTGAGAGTACAATGGGCGCTGCCCCAAAACGACGTGTATCTAAAAGGAAGAGATTGGATTCCGAAGGTGACAAGATAACGGGCACTGCCCCAAAAGGACGTGTATTTACCCGGAATAGATTGGAGGAAACTCCTTTAGACCCTCAAGAATTAAAACGAGGATTAGAAGAATTGAACTATGTTCCGATGGAAGTTCATCAAACAATCTATCACCACTTTTCTATCCTCCACGTGCTAGATTTATCACATACCGAGATAAAGTCTTTGCCGCAATCTATTTCCAGGTTAGTAGCCCTCCAAAAATTGTTTCTGAGAGGCTGCGAGCTTCTAACGAAACTACCACCTGAAATTGGACAACTCACGAATCTTGAGGTGCTTGATCTTGAAGGGACAGAAATTCTCAGTCTACCAAAGGAGATTGCCAAACTAGTTAATTTGACGTGCTTGAAAGTGTCATTCTCCGGATATGCAAATCAGACAGTAATTCCAAGGAGAGTCTTGTCAAATCTGTCACGCTTGATCGAGTTAATCATCGATGTGACTCCATATGGAGGGTGGTGGGATGTTGAAGTAGAAGCTATTATAGATGATCTGTGTACCTTAAAAGAGTTGAGAACCTTGAAATTGTATTTACCCACTGCTGAACTATTGGAAGACCTCACATTGATATTTCCAAGTTTAGAAAACTTCAGGTTTACAGTTGGCCGTCACGAAGAGCAGTTCATTTCCCGTTTACCGCACGATGTTGAAGAGGAATTCAATAATTGGGAGAAACTAAAGAAAGGCTTGAAGTATGTAAATGGAAGTCACATACCAAATGAAATTACCGAGGTATTCAAACATGCCAATGCTTTTTTTCTACAGCGGCATTGGACCGCTAAGAGCCTATCTGAGTTTGGGCATGAAAACATGAATGAAGTGAAGTTTTTCTTGGTTATGGAATGTAATGAGTTTCGGGCCATCATTGATTCTCAACGGTTTTATTGGGGAAAAGATGGTAGGGTTGAATCTGAAGATTTCCAGGACTTTGACGAATCAATTGTACTTGGATCACTGGAGAAATTGATTATTCGCTACATGAAGAATATGGAGATCATTTGGAGAGGGCCAGTTGGGAAAGGGTCTCTGTCCAATCTGAAGTCCTTGGCTTTGCATACATGCCCCAATTTGACTACCCTTTTCACAGTTGACATGCTTATTAATCTCACAAACTTGGAAGAGCTTATAGTTGAAGACTGTCCAAAAATCGAAAGCCTTGTGAGGGTCAAAAGTTCCAGCTCAAAGTCAGGCCTTTTTCTCCCTAGCTTGAAGAAGATTTCACTTCTTGAGCTACCAGAATTGGTCAGCATCTCCAGTAGCCTATGCATTGCTCCGAAATTGGAAAGGATGGTCATCTTTTATTGCCCAAAGCTCAAAAAGCTTTCTGCCATGGAAGTTTCGAGTACAGATATGAAGGTAATAAAAGGAGAGAAGGAATGGTGGGATGCATTAACGTGGTATGAATCGGATTTGGGGACGAAACAAGAAGATTATTTGGCTGGTCTTTTTATCCCGTTGAGAAGAGATGGGGATCTGATGGCTCAATTAACAAATGACGAGATTGCCGCATATGATCAGGGCAAAGTTGGAAGCTACAAACGACTTG gtggaagtggtggtggtgaattGAAGCAGAAGGCCATGATCAAGGACAATGTGAAGAAGGGGGCCGCAGCACTTGGTGATGACGTGGACAGTAACGACGAGTTAGCTAATAATGCCTCCGAGGATGATGAGAAGAAGATAGGCAGCGGTGGCAGCGGAGGTGGTAGTGGtggaaatggaaagaaaagtccTAATCGCAGTGGAGGAGGGGTTTCGATGAGCCAGGGGAAGAGTTGCATAACGGATCTGACTGATGCAAAGCAGCGCCGCAAACAGCGCCTCAAACAGCGCCGCAAACAGCGCCGCAAACGTCACAG TAACGACGTGTTAGCTAATAAGGCCTTTGACGATGATGAGAAGAAGATAGGCGGCAGTGGCAGTGGCAGTGATGACATGGACAGTAACGACGAGGTATCTAGTAAGGCCTCTGAGGATTCTAATTGCAGTGGAGGAGGGTTTTCGATGAGCCAGGTGGAGAGTTGCACGAGGTATCTGACTGATGCAAAGCAGTACCATAGGCGGCGCAAGGTTGGTGAGAGCAGCCAACGTCACAG GAAATCGAGGGTGAAGAGGGTAGTCAGAGTCCCGGCTGTAGGCATGAAGATGGCCGACATACCACCGGATGATTTCACCTGGAGAAAATACGGTCTGATGCAGTTCAAAGGCTCACCCCATCCAAG GAGTTATTTCAAGTGCAGCAGCGTAAGGGGCTGCCCCGCGCGCAAAAAAGTGGAGAGAGCACTCGACGATCCAGCAATGGTGATCCTCACCTACGAGGGAGAACACAACCATACCCCGCCCGTCACGCAGGCAACTGCAGCCCTCGCCCCCGAAtccaatgttttaaaaatcggaCCGGTTGGTGAACCGAAAAAGTGA
- the LOC131306374 gene encoding disease resistance protein At4g27190-like isoform X2 → MELDSQQHRNTTSRATATATASTSSTTTALTSSAVQPQLVDASLAAVNPLKRSRSTGDLHEMVEGIGRRISIPADFQIPSILVPDGGRGGGRDGGESFPWGEIFLSNSESTMGAAPKRRVSKRKRLDSEGDKITGTAPKGRVFTRNRLEETPLDPQELKRGLEELNYVPMEVHQTIYHHFSILHVLDLSHTEIKSLPQSISRLVALQKLFLRGCELLTKLPPEIGQLTNLEVLDLEGTEILSLPKEIAKLVNLTCLKVSFSGYANQTVIPRRVLSNLSRLIELIIDVTPYGGWWDVEVEAIIDDLCTLKELRTLKLYLPTAELLEDLTLIFPSLENFRFTVGRHEEQFISRLPHDVEEEFNNWEKLKKGLKYVNGSHIPNEITEVFKHANAFFLQRHWTAKSLSEFGHENMNEVKFFLVMECNEFRAIIDSQRFYWGKDGRVESEDFQDFDESIVLGSLEKLIIRYMKNMEIIWRGPVGKGSLSNLKSLALHTCPNLTTLFTVDMLINLTNLEELIVEDCPKIESLVRVKSSSSKSGLFLPSLKKISLLELPELVSISSSLCIAPKLERMVIFYCPKLKKLSAMEVSSTDMKVIKGEKEWWDALTWYESDLGTKQEDYLAGLFIPLRRDGDLMAQLTNDEIAAYDQGKVGSYKRLGGSGGGELKQKAMIKDNVKKGAAALGDDVDSNDELANNASEDDEKKIGSGGSGGGSGGNGKKSPNRSGGGVSMSQGKSCITDLTDAKQRRKQRLKQRRKQRRKRHRKSRVKRVVRVPAVGMKMADIPPDDFTWRKYGLMQFKGSPHPRSYFKCSSVRGCPARKKVERALDDPAMVILTYEGEHNHTPPVTQATAALAPESNVLKIGPVGEPKK, encoded by the exons ATGGAACTTGATTCGCAACAACACCGCAACACCACTTCCAGAGCCACAGCCACAGCCACGGCCTCCACATCTTCTACTACAACTGCTTTGACCTCTTCCGCTGTACAGCCGCAGCTCGTCGATGCGTCGCTGGCTGCCGTCAATCCGCTGAAGAGGTCACGGTCGACAGGGGATCTCCACGAGATGGTCGAGGGCATAGGGCGGCGGATCAGTATTCCGGCGGATTTCCAGATTCCCAGCATCCTGGTCCCAGATGGCGGCCGGGGAGGTGGACGAGACGGCGGTGAAA GCTTCCCATGGGGAGAAATATTCCTCTCCAACAGTGAGAGTACAATGGGCGCTGCCCCAAAACGACGTGTATCTAAAAGGAAGAGATTGGATTCCGAAGGTGACAAGATAACGGGCACTGCCCCAAAAGGACGTGTATTTACCCGGAATAGATTGGAGGAAACTCCTTTAGACCCTCAAGAATTAAAACGAGGATTAGAAGAATTGAACTATGTTCCGATGGAAGTTCATCAAACAATCTATCACCACTTTTCTATCCTCCACGTGCTAGATTTATCACATACCGAGATAAAGTCTTTGCCGCAATCTATTTCCAGGTTAGTAGCCCTCCAAAAATTGTTTCTGAGAGGCTGCGAGCTTCTAACGAAACTACCACCTGAAATTGGACAACTCACGAATCTTGAGGTGCTTGATCTTGAAGGGACAGAAATTCTCAGTCTACCAAAGGAGATTGCCAAACTAGTTAATTTGACGTGCTTGAAAGTGTCATTCTCCGGATATGCAAATCAGACAGTAATTCCAAGGAGAGTCTTGTCAAATCTGTCACGCTTGATCGAGTTAATCATCGATGTGACTCCATATGGAGGGTGGTGGGATGTTGAAGTAGAAGCTATTATAGATGATCTGTGTACCTTAAAAGAGTTGAGAACCTTGAAATTGTATTTACCCACTGCTGAACTATTGGAAGACCTCACATTGATATTTCCAAGTTTAGAAAACTTCAGGTTTACAGTTGGCCGTCACGAAGAGCAGTTCATTTCCCGTTTACCGCACGATGTTGAAGAGGAATTCAATAATTGGGAGAAACTAAAGAAAGGCTTGAAGTATGTAAATGGAAGTCACATACCAAATGAAATTACCGAGGTATTCAAACATGCCAATGCTTTTTTTCTACAGCGGCATTGGACCGCTAAGAGCCTATCTGAGTTTGGGCATGAAAACATGAATGAAGTGAAGTTTTTCTTGGTTATGGAATGTAATGAGTTTCGGGCCATCATTGATTCTCAACGGTTTTATTGGGGAAAAGATGGTAGGGTTGAATCTGAAGATTTCCAGGACTTTGACGAATCAATTGTACTTGGATCACTGGAGAAATTGATTATTCGCTACATGAAGAATATGGAGATCATTTGGAGAGGGCCAGTTGGGAAAGGGTCTCTGTCCAATCTGAAGTCCTTGGCTTTGCATACATGCCCCAATTTGACTACCCTTTTCACAGTTGACATGCTTATTAATCTCACAAACTTGGAAGAGCTTATAGTTGAAGACTGTCCAAAAATCGAAAGCCTTGTGAGGGTCAAAAGTTCCAGCTCAAAGTCAGGCCTTTTTCTCCCTAGCTTGAAGAAGATTTCACTTCTTGAGCTACCAGAATTGGTCAGCATCTCCAGTAGCCTATGCATTGCTCCGAAATTGGAAAGGATGGTCATCTTTTATTGCCCAAAGCTCAAAAAGCTTTCTGCCATGGAAGTTTCGAGTACAGATATGAAGGTAATAAAAGGAGAGAAGGAATGGTGGGATGCATTAACGTGGTATGAATCGGATTTGGGGACGAAACAAGAAGATTATTTGGCTGGTCTTTTTATCCCGTTGAGAAGAGATGGGGATCTGATGGCTCAATTAACAAATGACGAGATTGCCGCATATGATCAGGGCAAAGTTGGAAGCTACAAACGACTTG gtggaagtggtggtggtgaattGAAGCAGAAGGCCATGATCAAGGACAATGTGAAGAAGGGGGCCGCAGCACTTGGTGATGACGTGGACAGTAACGACGAGTTAGCTAATAATGCCTCCGAGGATGATGAGAAGAAGATAGGCAGCGGTGGCAGCGGAGGTGGTAGTGGtggaaatggaaagaaaagtccTAATCGCAGTGGAGGAGGGGTTTCGATGAGCCAGGGGAAGAGTTGCATAACGGATCTGACTGATGCAAAGCAGCGCCGCAAACAGCGCCTCAAACAGCGCCGCAAACAGCGCCGCAAACGTCACAG GAAATCGAGGGTGAAGAGGGTAGTCAGAGTCCCGGCTGTAGGCATGAAGATGGCCGACATACCACCGGATGATTTCACCTGGAGAAAATACGGTCTGATGCAGTTCAAAGGCTCACCCCATCCAAG GAGTTATTTCAAGTGCAGCAGCGTAAGGGGCTGCCCCGCGCGCAAAAAAGTGGAGAGAGCACTCGACGATCCAGCAATGGTGATCCTCACCTACGAGGGAGAACACAACCATACCCCGCCCGTCACGCAGGCAACTGCAGCCCTCGCCCCCGAAtccaatgttttaaaaatcggaCCGGTTGGTGAACCGAAAAAGTGA